The Aedes aegypti strain LVP_AGWG chromosome 1, AaegL5.0 Primary Assembly, whole genome shotgun sequence sequence taactttcatagcaggatcacgagtgcgttgaaattgccttcttctcacgtttttaagacggatcaagagtttaagatcatcgtctataatcacggattcaaattttacttcacattttagaattgcaatgctcctggcttcaacaatggaatttgttaaagtttcaagagcattgttaatatcaagtttagtttgtaaaggaatattgacattaagattagagtcaataaatgtttcatatatattccagtcggctcgaaaataattgaaaatggagctgataggattgagaatcgcttcatgggatatttcaaatgtaacagggacatgatcagaatcaaaatcagcaaagttagctacaaagatgactagagtcggttaagactaaatcaatggatttctagaagaggaaaacatgtagggctatcagggtattgaattgagaaatatcctgaagagcactcatcaaataaaattctgccgttggaattactttgagaattattccatgaccaatgtttggcattaaagtcaccaatgacaaaaaaatttgacttattgcgagtcaattttcgcaagtcagtttggagcaaattaacttgctgtccagagcattgaaaaggcaaataggcagctatgaaagtatattcaccaagctgtgtttcaacagaaacacctaaagtttcaaaaactttagtttcaaatgacgtaaacagttgatgttttatacgcctatgaatgatgattgcaactcccccacatgccccatcaagtcgatcattacgataaacaaaaaaagttaggatcgttttttagtttggatccaggttttaaatacgtttcggtaataactgctatatgcacgttattaaccgtaagaaaattaaacagctcgtcctctttatcattcagagaacgagccttccaatttgaaatatttaaattgttatttggatccattagaaaaacgtaatccaataacaatttgatttgtaaattttacacctacttggactgcttcagtcatagtggtggctttgaacattgcatcaatcattagattcaattgttcagttagataattaaaatctgaggcagacatatcacttgaagtgggtacatttgatgatttcccattagaattttcggtagacgaagaagctgagtaggagttacctgtagcggtagagtttttttttcatttaatttgaaacaagtagaatgggtactcatggaacgaataggggaagagttcaaattacctgctacgatatcggcaaaggatttaccgtgggtagatacattcgtaattgaaagattcgaacggctacccgacggattaaaatttgtttgtgaatgagcatgattatgatcttcctggtgggtatgaagCGTCCttccttccattcttgccacgtgtattgacagttttaaaacccacttttttggaaggaagtagtgaattcagagattcacccttccttttgttagttgttgataccatgtttagttaataaacgaaagaagacgtgaccttcgagaggttttttcccaagacggtgtccaagaaggattaccaccgctagctttcgccaacgggtccaacgaaaaatcgaaagcaCTGTAgcatagtagaaaaaatagtactgaaaagtactgtttaagtagcactgaaaagtaccgtttttaattttagcactgaaaagtactgtttgtgtagcactgaaaagtactgttttattgctttaggtagtttttaagaaaacttctaagagcagagagaattcgtgtacgcacagcacgaaggtacgatgcgcactgtctcGGAACCTCTATAATTTTGCataaagctaggtatgctgttccgctcaagaaaagtaaatttctgcccaagtaatggtcaagaaatttcctacagtgagtgACATtttaattgacatttcttttcatctgcgtactgcgatcaaagaaaaatgcttttcttgagcatttcttgcaagaaatttcccacgcatcgagataggcgcttacttttctgttgaagtgcatacttcgcttaaggaTTTATCCACGGTgagaaacgaaaacaaaattactttagagaccattttggtgaaaaaaagttttagcgACCTTCTATTAAAAATGGAAAAtgtttagagacttgcattacaaTAGAGAGCAAACCTGTAAAAAGAGACCTGTTACATACCAGCTCTGGGTTTTTCTTGTAGAAGCTCCTGTAACAATCTGATAGATCTGCTACAACAAGAGTATCAACTGGGGAAACGATGGAAAATTAGTTCTGGCAGATATTCCGGTACAATTTCAGCGAAAACTTTCAGAACATTATCCCTATGAACATTACTGGAAGTAGTAGCGGTTTATTATAGAAAAATTTCTCTAAGCATCCCCTGAAAAATTAATGGTGGATTTTCTGGTCGAATTCCAGGAGAGATGCTCGGTGGAGCCCTTAAAACTATTCCAGAAGAAACCATCAgcagaattcctgaagctattCATTGAGAAGAATTTCCTGAAGAACCTGTAAAATAGTCGCTTTTTAAAGGTGTCGTTAAAACCTCTAACATTCGACAGCAGGATTTATGCAAgtagaaaaaggaaaaaaaaagtggCTTTAGACCATCTTGGTTAAAATATAGACCTTCCGTTAAAaatagactttttagagacttgcattaaccctctaatacccaactccgcctttagacggggtacactttggaattttgtgtatttttttgtaggtcggaaatcaaaatgattttatttttggtatatttttctacgatcgacctatcacagaagaagagcttggtggtattaaaataatttcaaaccttcttcttcttctttctggcgttccgtccccactgggacagagcctgcttctcagcttagtgttcttatgagcacttccacagttattaactgagagcttactatgccaatgaccatttttgcatgtgtatatcgtgtggcaggtacgaagatactctatgccctgggaagtcgagaaaatttccaacccgaaaagatcctcgaccggtgggattcgaacccacgaccctcagcttggtcttgctgaatagctgcgcgtttaccgctacggctatctgggcccctttcaaacctatttttccgttaattacacggaaaataaaacaaaaatccggaaaaaaaaataatattttcaaaagaaccgCAAAAACTTGACTTATTATTATTGCTAAAAATTaataactagaagaggcttcaagaaaaaatgagaaaagatagggaaacaaataaaaaaatataaaaatcaaaaaccaaaattcgcagatttgcgaataaaaataaatcattgcccaaaacgtgtttacaatgattttagataactgaaaatgataattagatcgaaaataaaaatttcggtattagagggttaaaatagtgaccaagccTCTGTTGGCACTCACTCACCTTGGAAGCCGACGAAGTACAGCGAATGCTTCGGCCGTCCGCCGATGATTCCGATGCAGTTGTCCAAGCTGAGCATCGCCTTCAGACAGTCGCTGTAGATGGGGTTAAGCTTCTCCGCCCCAAGGCGTAGCGGCACTAGAAGGATGAGGGATTTCCAGTGGTCTGTGGAATCGGTGCTGCTGGTGGTGGTGGGGTTAGAATTGGAAGTGCTGGTCGTGCTGGAACTGCTGGAGCCGGGGGATTTCTTCTGCCAGGGAGCTAGGGTGGGCCCAGCGGAAACCGTGCACTCGTCTATTATGTCCTGGATGTAGACGGCACAGTCCTGGGCGACGTACACGTTTACGCCATCTAGGTCGGATATTTCCTGAGCTGCCAGCTTGACTGCTTGCCGGAGGAGATGAGCAACGGATCCGGGTCCGTACCAGTCACCGGGCTTCTTGCCGGTTTCCTTCCCTAGAGCTACCAGGGTATGGATCGAGAAGGGGCTGGTCCGGGAGGAAGTATCCCCAAACCAACGGATTATCTTCCGATGAACGTTGTCCTCGTAGTTTAGGGAATGGTAATTCATTCTGAGGCTTTCCGCCGTGGCATCCCAGCGCCAGTTCCGGCCGAGGAAGTGCACCAGGAGACCCTGGGCCAAGAGCATCTGTCCTGACCGGATCATGCATCCCCAACCGCAGTCCGATGTGTAGTTTGAGTCGTCCATCGTTTGGAACTCCTTCCTATAAGTCATCCAAAGCCTGGTAACGAAGTCCCGCTTAAAAGCTTCGATGTCCTCCATTTCGACATCCGGACTGCCTTCCTCGACGGCATCAGTTCCCGTTTCTTCCGGAGGCGATTCGACAAATATCTCCGAAGGCGACCGTTGGACGTTTTCAAACGGCGTCTGATTCGGCTCTACGGAAGCTGCTGCTCCGGTGACCAATTCCACCGAACTCTCCATCGAACTAGATCCCGGAAGTGCTGCCTTTTGATGGTAACATCGTCCTAACAGCCACAGCGGTTGCTCCTTCGAGAAGCTGGTCTTCAGCTTCCCACTCCAGCCGAACTTCACGTTGTTCCACATCGTCATCAGTTTTGACTCGACCTTACCTTTGAGCTCATCTCCGGCGCCACTTCCTGTTCCGGTGCATCCCGTCCTGACGGGAGTTCCGCGGCCACCACTTCCCAAACTGGGACCCACTGGCGAGGAAATCTTCCTGGAAGGCGTTTCATTTTGCTGCTGCTGGCGATACGTCTGCTGGCCATCACTCTCAGAAACGCTCCGCATATGTTGGCTAATCGTTAGCCTTCCGAATCCCGTCCGATTCAACAGAACATCGTAGTTCATTTTGGGTTTATCCACTCCCTAGAACCAGAGGGGAAAATCATACACATCTTCGAACTCTCCCAAGACAGTGGAAATCCCATCCCATCTTTCACCGATCAGATCAGGTGACTCACCTGCTGCTGCAAGTTGCTAATCAATCCGACAGAACTTTTCGAATCCTTCACGCACCACCCCTTTGTCTAAGCTCCCGAAGTGCGAGTAATCGATTCGATTAGCACCCCCAAAAAGTCGCGGCCTTGATGTTCTCACTTTTGTTCGCACTAAATTCAAAGTACACAAGTTACACACACTTGTCGTCGGGAGCATGCAAATAGACACGGGACTACCTCTAATCCTCTGCGGTTTTGTTTGACTCGTAACAAAAAACTagtgcatttttttcaatgaccGTCCGTCCGTCCGTGTCGACTTTCTGCTGATGTTTTCCTTCACCCCACCGTCTCTCTTTGTTGTGCACTCTCTTTTGGCTTTTCCGCtttgttgttttcttttaaaaacaTGGAAAATAAACGTCATAAATAGGGTAACCATTTTGTCCGAAGCGAGGGATAAGGTCAACCAGTGAAAAAGACATGTCCCTACACTGATAAAAACAACATAGTAACGGCAACCAGAACGAGGgtgcatttaaaaatattcccaagtaaccatggagcattatataattgcatatataatgcagctgcattgccgtaagcttaccattaaagtagtttaaaagtggaaaagggcacttttacagttaaattaatgcaaaaaggacgataaagcaatgaagcaacttataaagtaatattaatgcagcagtacaatttataaagtgatttaagtgcattgatacatttgtaatgtagggttaatgctttattgcttgacagctcttgaaatttgttgaataaaagcaatgttgcatcaatggtgttgatatgcagtagaatacgtgcaatgttataatgcttgtggttacttgggattgtACCACTTGATTTCAACAGAAAATGGAACGTTATTGGCAAAACAATACCGTTGTGAATTTTACTATGTTTTGACAACAAATTGAAGCATAGTAAGATTTACCATGCCTATATTGATAATCAACATGGGGATATAGTAAAATTGACCACAGTTGTTGTTCTGTTTGTTTATATACTGTCAGCGACATGAAGAAAAAACAGTAATTTagttgttttaatttatttcactaAACTCACTATTTATCACTTTTTTACATGCAGTTGCATCGCTTATTTGAACACGCAATGTTGCCATCGGAAGGTATCCATAAAAAATAACTGGTTCCATGGTGAAGATTCACAGTCAAGCTAGTTGGAATCGAACTCCAATACCAGATCGGCTACGGCTTGGTCTACGGCAGTATCCTGCTGGCAAGCACACTGGTAGTGCTCTCGGTTATATAGATGGTACTGCCTCTGTCCTCGATTGGCGAAGACGTTCCGGACGGGATCAACTGGCTTTGGTTGTTTTCCCAGTCCAAAGGGAGTTCATTCCGATCAGATGTATTCATTGGCGTATGCTTCGATGTCCTTGTGGATCATGTTGGCCGCTATCTCCTGTTGGATGACACGACGGAGATCCATTTAATTATACGAACATATATTTTGTTGAACTCAAAAGTTTTTACCTGCTGTTCCATTGGGATGTCACTACGACGATCATGGCGTGAATCCCCTCGTCGATACATTCGACCCATCCTTAGTTGTAGATCGTTTCATGGGTCATAGGCGGCATTACGGGGTCATCTTCCGAGTTGAAAGTCTCTAGTCCGCCTATTCACTCCGACATGTTCGTTTTTCCTCTGAATCGTCAAAGTTCAGTTGGTGTTTGCGACAACCTGTCCCGCATAAACAAGAACTATATCAGTACAGTTTCCCGAAAGGTCCACAACAATTTGCAACAATATCCGAAACATTTTGGttacaatgaaaaataacaatatatccACCATACCCGAAACGTTTTTAACTATTCGACAAACGGTAAATAGGAAAatcacaatgtggggaataggcggttaagttatgtaaccatttgaaaacgtcgattttctcgaacaaaatttgtcaTCAACAGTTTCCCAAAAGGTAGATATGTTGGAGTATGCAATGATTGTGCCTCGTATGCAAAGCGGCAGCACTGGATGTGTGTAGCTGTATGAGTGAGGCTGCGACGCATGCGCCAGTAGGGCAGGCGGCGAGCGCGCCAAGTAGAAGGAAGAAAGGGAGAATGAAAGAATTGCATTCATCCGTAATGTGATGTTCAATCCGTTCAGACGTGTTTATTAAAGCTTTCTCGTTGCGTACAGTAGTTAATTTGTAGTTGGttctttcctaccgaaatcctggttccgcgttccgcttcggtgaccctgttctgcgttgtggtgtgtccacctctgcccaacaaGATATACTGTCCATTTTCTGGCAAAATTAATGTAAGCCAAAtagttttgataaattttgaaccATATGTTTCTAAGGGAAATAAATAACGTATGCATAATTATTGGATTACGGTGCtttattgtatttttaccctATCCCATACTGGTATGTAAGTGTTATACCATAAGaatcaaatatttgaattgaattcatTAAATAAGAAATTATGAAACAAATTAATACGTGAAGAGAAAAATAATGCTTCAACTTGATCAACTATTTACTCAAATCATCATAGTTCCTAAAATAACTGACTTCAGTTGTACATTATTAAAGCACAGGAATTTGCATTTAATTTTGCACTTTTAAAAGACTCGAATTAAAgaattaaaatagaaaattagatccgctaccagccctgcgatgATTCAATTATAGCCAGGGTGTTCATAATGTATTCGAAGCGGGGCAGTTCCTGGAAGTACTTCTGGATGTTGTCCTTCCCGTTGGCACCATTTCCGTTCCACACCAGCAAACCGTTGTCCATGTAGAGCCGGGTCATCTGATGCCGCTTCTTGGCTACTTTTTCGTTGTACAGTTTGGCGAATCCCTCCTCCATCCGGCAAGCGGCATCGATTTTGGTGCGCAGTTCCTACGGGGATTGGGTTTGAACCAAACATCCAACAGATTGGCGAAATAAATGTACTTACTGGGTCGATCGCAGTTGtcatttttttatgtgaattgctgttttgtaaatataatttcaGTTTAACTTGACTGTTTTTCTTCGACGGCGATTTTTTTCTA is a genomic window containing:
- the LOC5573468 gene encoding cysteine protease ATG4D isoform X2 — protein: MNYDVLLNRTGFGRLTISQHMRSVSESDGQQTYRQQQQNETPSRKISSPVGPSLGSGGRGTPVRTGCTGTGSGAGDELKGKVESKLMTMWNNVKFGWSGKLKTSFSKEQPLWLLGRCYHQKAALPGSSSMESSVELVTGAAASVEPNQTPFENVQRSPSEIFVESPPEETGTDAVEEGSPDVEMEDIEAFKRDFVTRLWMTYRKEFQTMDDSNYTSDCGWGCMIRSGQMLLAQGLLVHFLGRNWRWDATAESLRMNYHSLNYEDNVHRKIIRWFGDTSSRTSPFSIHTLVALGKETGKKPGDWYGPGSVAHLLRQAVKLAAQEISDLDGVNVYVAQDCAVYIQDIIDECTVSAGPTLAPWQKKSPGSSSSSTTSTSNSNPTTTSSTDSTDHWKSLILLVPLRLGAEKLNPIYSDCLKAMLSLDNCIGIIGGRPKHSLYFVGFQEDKLIHLDPHYCQDMVDVVNQENFPVASFHCKSPRKMKLSKMDPSCCIGFYCETRKDFFKFVDNVKPL
- the LOC5573468 gene encoding cysteine protease ATG4D isoform X1 — its product is MNYDVLLNRTGFGRLTISQHMRSVSESDGQQTYRQQQQNETPSRKISSPVGPSLGSGGRGTPVRTGCTGTGSGAGDELKGKVESKLMTMWNNVKFGWSGKLKTSFSKEQPLWLLGRCYHQKAALPGSSSMESSVELVTGAAASVEPNQTPFENVQRSPSEIFVESPPEETGTDAVEEGSPDVEMEDIEAFKRDFVTRLWMTYRKEFQTMDDSNYTSDCGWGCMIRSGQMLLAQGLLVHFLGRNWRWDATAESLRMNYHSLNYEDNVHRKIIRWFGDTSSRTSPFSIHTLVALGKETGKKPGDWYGPGSVAHLLRQAVKLAAQEISDLDGVNVYVAQDCAVYIQDIIDECTVSAGPTLAPWQKKSPGSSSSSTTSTSNSNPTTTSSTDSTDHWKSLILLVPLRLGAEKLNPIYSDCLKAMLSLDNCIGIIGGRPKHSLYFVGFQEDKLIHLDPHYCQDMVDVVNQENFPVASFHCKSPRKMKLSKMDPSCCIGFYCETRKDFFKFVDNVKPFLQPAKQQMSSSFTSSTGVTQFPEVTYPMFVFCRGKSSEQQIELPQRSMYRTPPAPPPLSGKGGMSQSQQLPHPGEEEDDDDDEDEAMEFVIL
- the LOC110674046 gene encoding NTF2-related export protein-like, with the protein product MTTAIDPELRTKIDAACRMEEGFAKLYNEKVAKKRHQMTRLYMDNGLLVWNGNGANGKDNIQKYFQELPRFEYIMNTLAIIESSQGW